One segment of Panicum virgatum strain AP13 chromosome 3K, P.virgatum_v5, whole genome shotgun sequence DNA contains the following:
- the LOC120698831 gene encoding cyclin-dependent kinase C-2-like — MAAALPGQLNLDESPSFGSRSVDCFEKLEQIGEGTYGQVFMAKEMETKEIVALKKIRMDNEREGFPITAIREIKILKKLHHQNVINLKEIVTSPGPERDEQGKPIEGNKYKGSIYMVFEYMDHDLTGLSDRPGMRFTIPQIKCYMKQLLLGLHYCHINQVLHRDIKGSNLLIDNHGILKLADFGLARSYSYDHTAHLTNRVITLWYRPPELLLGSTKYGPAVDMWSVGCIFAELLYGKPILPGKNEPEQLTKIFELCGTPDELNWPGVTKMVWYNNFKPSRPIKRRVKEVFKHFDRNALDLLERMLTLDPSQRISAKDALDAEYFWTDPRPAEPHTLPKYESSHEFQTKKKRQQQRQAEEASKRQKIQHPQPHTRLPPIQQSGQPYSQIRTGQPMNNPHPSMAPGPSHHYAKPRGPGGPNRYPLGGSQGGGYPNRGGQGGGYGGGPYPQQGRGPPPYGGGMGGTGGPRGGSGVGGPSYQQAGPYSASGAGRGPSNYQQGGSRNPQQYGSWQQ, encoded by the exons atggcggcggcgttgcCGGGACAGCTCAACCTCGACGAGTCGCCGTCGTTCGGGTCCCGCAGCGTCGACTGCTTCGAGAAGCTCGAGCAGATCGGGGAGGGCACCTACGG GCAAGTATTCATGGCGAAGGAGATGGAGACGAAGGAAATCGTGGCGCTCAAGAAGATCCGCATGGACAACGAGCGAGAGGGC TTCCCTATCACGGCCATCCGCGAGATTAAAATCCTCAAgaagctgcaccaccagaacGTCATCAATCTCAAAGAGATCGTCACCTCACCAG GGCCAGAGAGAGATGAGCAGGGGAAGCCAA TTGAGGGAAATAAGTACAAGGGGAGCATTTACATGGTCTTCGAGTACATGGATCATGACTTGACAGGGCTGTCGGACAGGCCTGGAATGCGGTTCACCATACCACAGATTAAG TGCTACATGAAGCAACTCCTTTTGGGTCTTCACTACTGTCACATCAATCAAGTTCTGCATCGAGATATTAAAG GATCTAATCTCTTGATAGACAATCACGGTATCTTAAAGCTTGCTGATTTTGGCCTGGCAAGATCATATTCATATGATCACACTGCGCACCTCACTAACCGTGTTATCACCTTGTGGTATAG GCCTCCAGAGTTGTTGTTAGGAAGCACAAAATATGGGCCGGCAGTTGACATGTGGTCTGTGGGTTGTATTTTTGCAGAGCTTCTTTATGGAAAGCCTATATTGCCTGGCAAGAACGAG CCGGAGCAGCTGACCAAAATATTTGAACTTTGTGGCACGCCTGATGAGTTGAACTGGCCGGGTGTCACAAAAATGGTATGGTATAATAATTTCAAGCCTTCTCGCCCAATTAAGAGACGTGTTAAGGAGGTTTTTAAGCA TTTTGACCGGAATGCTCTGGATCTGCTAGAGAGAATGTTAACGCTGGATCCATCGCAG AGGATATCGGCAAAAGATGCGCTTGATGCAGAGTACTTTTGGACTGATCCCCGACCAGCTGAGCCTCACAC CTTGCCAAAGTACGAATCATCACATGAATTCCAAACTAAGAAAAAGCGTCAACAGCAACGGCAAGCTGAGGAAGCATCAAAGCGGCAAAAAATACAGCATCCTCAACCGCACACTCGTTTGCCACCGATTCAACAATCAGGCCAACCATATTCACAAATCAGGACGGGCCAACCTATGAACAACCCCCATCCTTCAATGGCACCTGGGCCAAGCCATCACTATGCAAAGCCCCGAGGGCCAGGAGGGCCAAACAGGTACCCACTGGGTGGAAGTCAAGGTGGAGGATACCCAAATCGTGGAGGGCAAGGCGGTGGCTACGGCGGTGGCCCATATCCTCAACAAGGTCGAGGGCCACCTCCATATGGTGGTGGGATGGGCGGAACGGGTGGCCCTAGGGGTGGAAGCGGTGTTGGCGGACCAAGTTATCAGCAGGCTGGCCCTTATAGTGCATCTGGTGCAGGCAGAGGGCCTAGTAACTATCAACAGGGTGGTTCTCGCAACCCGCAGCAGTACGGAAGCTGGCAGCAATAG